From a single Apostichopus japonicus isolate 1M-3 chromosome 12, ASM3797524v1, whole genome shotgun sequence genomic region:
- the LOC139976983 gene encoding omega-amidase NIT2-like isoform X2, with protein sequence MFRLAAVQLAVSANKAQNLERAGALIHQAVKEGAKVIALPECFNSPYGTQYFAKYAEKIPGESTDFLSRIAKETKAYVIGGSIPEEEDGKYYNTATVFDPEGKMIAKHRKMHLFDIDIPGKIKFKESEVLHPGSKFTTFETPFCKVGIGICYDMRFAELAQIYKNLGCKLIVYPGAFNMTTGEAHWEAIQRGRAIDNQLYVATVSPARDVDATYIAWGHSTIVSPWGDVIAKADEKEQIVSAEINLGRVDEIRQQIPISVQNRKDLYEVKLKE encoded by the exons A TGTTTCGTCTTGCTGCTGTTCAGCTGGCAGTTTCAGCAAATAAGGCACAGAATTTAGAGAGAGCTGGAGCATTGATTCATCAAGCTGTGAAAGAAGGAGCAAAAGTGATCGCTCTTCCA GAATGCTTCAACTCACCATATGGGACACAATATTTTGCCAAGTATGCAGAGAAGATTCCTGGTGAATCAACAGACTTCTTGTCTAGGATTGCAAAAGAAACTAAAGCATATGTTATTGGAG GTTCCATTCCTGAGGAAGAGGATGGTAAATACTACAACACTGCCACAGTTTTTGATCCAGAGGGGAAAATGATTGCTAAACATAGAAAG ATGCACCTCTTTGATATTGATATTCCAGGCAAGATCAAATTTAAAGAATCAGAAGTTCTCCATCCTGGAAGCAAATTCACCACTTTTGAGACTC CCTTTTGTAAAGTTGGTATAGGGATCTGCTATGACATGAGGTTTGCAGAACTAGCTCAGATCTACAAGAACCTTG GCTGTAAGCTAATCGTTTATCCAGGGGCCTTCAACATGACCACAGGAGAAGCTCATTGGGAAGCCATACAGAGGGGCCG GGCCATTGATAATCAGCTTTATGTTGCCACGGTATCACCAGCAAGAGATGTAGATGCTACATATATTGCATGGGGACATAGCACCATTGTCAGCCCCTG GGGTGATGTTATAGCAAAAGCAGATGAGAAAGAACAGATAGTCTCAGCTGAGATAAACCTTGGAAGAGTGGATGAGATTCGGCAGCAGATACCAATATCTGTACAGAACAGGAAAGACCTGTATGAAGTCAAGTTAAAAGAGTAA
- the LOC139976983 gene encoding omega-amidase NIT2-like isoform X1 produces MASVFRLAAVQLAVSANKAQNLERAGALIHQAVKEGAKVIALPECFNSPYGTQYFAKYAEKIPGESTDFLSRIAKETKAYVIGGSIPEEEDGKYYNTATVFDPEGKMIAKHRKMHLFDIDIPGKIKFKESEVLHPGSKFTTFETPFCKVGIGICYDMRFAELAQIYKNLGCKLIVYPGAFNMTTGEAHWEAIQRGRAIDNQLYVATVSPARDVDATYIAWGHSTIVSPWGDVIAKADEKEQIVSAEINLGRVDEIRQQIPISVQNRKDLYEVKLKE; encoded by the exons ATGGCTTCAG TGTTTCGTCTTGCTGCTGTTCAGCTGGCAGTTTCAGCAAATAAGGCACAGAATTTAGAGAGAGCTGGAGCATTGATTCATCAAGCTGTGAAAGAAGGAGCAAAAGTGATCGCTCTTCCA GAATGCTTCAACTCACCATATGGGACACAATATTTTGCCAAGTATGCAGAGAAGATTCCTGGTGAATCAACAGACTTCTTGTCTAGGATTGCAAAAGAAACTAAAGCATATGTTATTGGAG GTTCCATTCCTGAGGAAGAGGATGGTAAATACTACAACACTGCCACAGTTTTTGATCCAGAGGGGAAAATGATTGCTAAACATAGAAAG ATGCACCTCTTTGATATTGATATTCCAGGCAAGATCAAATTTAAAGAATCAGAAGTTCTCCATCCTGGAAGCAAATTCACCACTTTTGAGACTC CCTTTTGTAAAGTTGGTATAGGGATCTGCTATGACATGAGGTTTGCAGAACTAGCTCAGATCTACAAGAACCTTG GCTGTAAGCTAATCGTTTATCCAGGGGCCTTCAACATGACCACAGGAGAAGCTCATTGGGAAGCCATACAGAGGGGCCG GGCCATTGATAATCAGCTTTATGTTGCCACGGTATCACCAGCAAGAGATGTAGATGCTACATATATTGCATGGGGACATAGCACCATTGTCAGCCCCTG GGGTGATGTTATAGCAAAAGCAGATGAGAAAGAACAGATAGTCTCAGCTGAGATAAACCTTGGAAGAGTGGATGAGATTCGGCAGCAGATACCAATATCTGTACAGAACAGGAAAGACCTGTATGAAGTCAAGTTAAAAGAGTAA